GCATTGCCACCCATGCTGCGCCCCGTATCCGACATCGCCTTACATCTCCTCGGCTGCGGCGACCCCCATGATCGACAAGCCATTTCTTAACACTTGCCCCAGTCCTTCGGCGAGGGAAAGCCTCGCCTGCGTCGTGGCGGGGTCATCCTGCACCAAAAAGCGACGGTCTGGCCGATCATTGCCGCGATTCCACAGCGCGTGGAAGGCGGCCGCACAATCATAGAGATAGAAAGCGACGCGATGCGGCTCGCGGGTGGCGGCCGCCTGCTCGACGATGCGCGGGAACTGCGCGGCGAACTTGACCAGCCCCAGTTCCTCATCGTCCAGCAGGGTCAGATCGGCGCCGGCGTCGTCCAGGCCCAATTCCTTCGCCTTGCGCTGCACCGAGCGGATACGGGTATGGGCATATTGGACGTAGAAGACCGGATTGTCCTTCGACGCTTCCACTACCTTGGCGAAATCGAAATCCATCTGCGCGTCCGACTTGCGGGTCAGCATGGTGAAGCGGACGACGTCGCGGCCGACCTCCTGCACCACGTCGGCCAGCGTCACGAACTGGCCCGAGCGCTTGGACATCTTCACCGGCTCGCCATTGCGCAGCAGCTTGACCATCTGGACCAGCTTCACGTCGAAGCGCTTCTCGCCGCCGGTCAGCGCCGCCACCGCCGCCTCGATCCGCTTCACGGTGCCGCCATGATCGGCACCCCAGATGTCGATCAGCTCCTCGGCCTGCTCCGCCTTCTGGGCATGATAAGCGAGGTCGGTGCCAAAATAGGTGAGCCCGCCCTTGGAGTTGCGAACCGGCCGATCCTGATCGTCGCCGAACTGGGTGGCGCGGAACAGGGTCATCTCCACCGGCTCCCAATCGTCCGGCAGCTTGCCCTTCGGCGGCTCGAGCACGCCCTGATAGAGCAGCCCCTTGGCCTCCAGCGCGGCGAAGGCGGCCTCGACCCGGCCGGCATCCTGCACCGCCGCCTCGGACGAGAAGATGTCATGATGGATGCCGAGCAGCGCCAGATCGGCGCGGATCATGTCCATCATCGCCGCCACGGCCCTGGTGCGGAACAGGTCGAGCCACGCGGCCTCCGGCGCGGCGGCATAGCGCGTACCGAATTCGGCGGCGAGCGCGGCCCCCACCGGCTTCAGATAGTCGCCGGGATAATAGCCCTCGGGGATTTCGCCGATGTCCTCGCCGAGCGCCTCGCGATAGCGCAGATGCGCCGAGCGGCCGAGCGTCTGCACCTGCGCGCCGGCATCGTTGACATAATATTCGCGCGTCACCGGATGGCCGACGAAGGCGAGCAGGCTGGCCAGCGCATCGCCCACCACCGCGCCCCGGCAATGGCCCATATGCATCGGCCCGGTCGGGTTGGCCGAGACATATTCGACATTGACGCGATGCCCCTCACCCGCGGTCGAGCGGCCATAATCGCCGCCCTGCCCCAGGATCGTCGCCAGTTCGCCGCGCCACACATCGGGCGCGAGGCGCAGGTTGAGGAAGCCGGGGCCGGCGATCTCGACCGCGGTGACGCCCGCCACCTGCTCCAGCTTGGCGGCCAGCGCCGTCGCCAGCGCGCGCGGGTTCGAACCCGCCGGCTTGGCCAGCACCATCGCGGCGTTGGTCGAGAGATCGCCATGGCTCGGATCGCGCGGCGGCTCGATCGAGACGGCGCGTCGCGACAGGCCGGCCGGGATCACCCCCTCCGTTTCGAGGCTGTCGAGAATGCGGCCGATCTCTTCGGCGAAGCGGATGTAGAGCGTCACGGTCTTCTTCTGCTGCTGGTGAAGCCCGCGCCCTTAGCGCGCGCTGGCGGCGCGGGCAAATGCGGGACGTCGGGCGGCGGCGGAGAGGACGGCTGGAGCGGGTAGAGGGAATCGAACCCTCGTCACAAGCTTGGAAGGCTAGTGCTCTACCATTGAGCTATACCCGCGCGGCCGCTCCCATGCCTCGGACGTGCCCGCGGGTCAATCTCACAACCACATTCTGGCGCCCGCGTCGGCATCGTCATGCGCCGCGACGGGCCCGGCAGCCCCGTCGATATGGTTGATTCGGCGGCAACCTTTTTCGTCAACCATGCGCCATATGGCGCCCATTCCCGCGTTGATTGGCCAAAAACCGCCAAAATCGATCGCCGCGTTTGCGATTTGATAAGGTGATCATGTCAGGTTGACGCTCAAGAAACCATGAGGCTGTTCTCGCCTGGAGGCCGATTGTCGGGCCACCGCCTGAATCTGAAGATTCTGGCCGCGGCGATCTGTATCTCGCTCGCATGCGGGATGGTCAACCTGCTGGGGCCGCTTGAATTTCTGGCTAGCATCACGCGTGCCAAGCTGCGCAGCCATCCGCCGAGCGGGCAGGTGGTCGTCGTGGCCATCGATGAGCAAAGCATCAACACGCTGGGGCCGACACCCTGGCCTCGCGGGCGCTACGCGGACCTGATTCGTCGCCTGCACAATGCCGGCGCGCGTAGAATTGGCATCGATGCGCTCCCTTGGGGCAGCGACAGCCCAATTGACGACGCCGCATTCGAGAAAGCGCTCACCGATGCGAAGGGTACGGTCATCCTGCCCGTGCGCGTTACCACCGACAATATGACGGGGCGCAACGGCGTCGAATTGCCCCCCAATCGGCTCATCCATCTCGCGCAGATCGCGAGCACCAATCTCGTGGTGAATTGGGACGGCATGGTCTATGATTCGCCCTATACGGTGGACATGGGCGGCGGCAACGTCCCATCGATGGCGAGCGCGCTTGCAACTCGTCGCGGTGATGCCGGCTCCAGCTTTCCCATTGACTATGGCATAGACCTGCGCGCGTTTCCCACGATCAGCGCAGCGGATATTCTCAACGATCGATGGGACGCGACACGCCTCTCGGGCAAAGACGTATTGATCGGCGAAACCGTCAATACCCTGCGCTACGGCGCACCGGAATTCGGCCAGTTGCCGATGGTCTATCTTCATGCGGAGGCGACCGAAAGCCTGCGCGAAGGCAATCCGATCGCGGCAGGCTGGCTCATTCCCGCGCTAATCGCCACGGGCTTCGCGGCTCTTTACCTCTTCGGCCGCCGGCGTCTATTGGCGCGGTTCGTGATCACGGCAGGTTTCGCGCTGTTCGTCTTCGGACCGCTGGCCGCCGACCGGTTGCATGTCTATCTCGAGATCATGCCGTCGTTGGCGTTGCTCACGGCCGCCTCGGTGAGCCGGATCTGGTTCAATCTCCGCCAGACGCTCCGCAACAAGGGCCTCGTCAACGCCGTATCCGGCCAAGCCAATCTCAACGCCTTACGCGAAGTCGGGCCACGCTTGACGCCAACTGTCATCGTCGCCCGCATACTCAACTATGCCGAAGTCACGATTTCGCTGCCGGGCGATTATGAAAAGGACCTCGTCGAACAGATCGTCAATCGTCTGTCGGTCGGCGCGCATAGAAATACCATCTATCAGGCGGACGACGGGCTTTTCATCTGGCTCGCCGATACTGCGAACGAGGAATTCATCGGCGAACAGCTCATGGCGCTCCATGCCCTGTTCCGCAGCCCCGTCGTCGTCGCCGGGCGATTGATCGATCTGGCCGTCACCTTCGGCCTCGATACCGACATCACCCGCTCGCTCGTCCAGCGCGTATCCAGCGCCGTCGTCGCAGCGGATCGGGCCGCCAGCGAAGGGCGTCGCTGGATGACCTATGACCCCGCCGAACTCGAAAATGCCGAATGGAAGATGTCGCTGCTTGCCCGGCTCGATCAGGCGGTGGAGCATGGCGAGATCTGGGTCGCCTACCAGCCCAAGGTCGAGATGGCGACGGGCCGGATCATCGGCGCCGAGGCACTGGCCCGTTGGAGTCATCCGGAAAAAGGCGAAGTGCCGCCCAGCCAGTTCATTCCGGCGGCCGAACGCAGCGGCCGCATCGAGAATCTGACGGCCCATATCCTCGATAGCGCGGTCGCCGCCACCGCTTCCATCCATCGTGCCGGCCACACGGATTTCAGCATCGCCGTCAATCTGTCGGCGCGACTGCTCGACTCGCCGAGCCTGCTGACGATGGTCGCCGATACGCTGGCACGCCATGCCATGGAGCCCCGGCATCTGATCCTGGAAATCACCGAAACCACCGCGATGACGAGCCAGGACGGCATCGTCCAGGCCCTGGAGAAGCTGAGCGCCAGCGGCGTGCGGCTTTCGATCGACGATTACGGCACCGGCTTCTCGACGCTCGACTATCTCAAGCGGATTCCGGCGGACGAAATCAAGATCGACCGCAGCTTCGTGTCGATGCTGGAGAAATCGCAGAGCGACCGAATCATGGTCCACTCGACGATCCAGCTGGCCCACTCGCTCGGCCGTCGCGCCGTGGCGGAAGGAGTCGAGAATGCGGTCGTCCTGAACGAATTGCGGCTGATGCAGTGCGACTACGTCCAGGGCTATTTTACTGGAAAGCCGATGAAATTTTCGGCGCTGATGGAGACGTTGCCCAGCCTGGAGAAACGCGCCATCGCATAATGGTTACCGCCTTGTTAACCACATCGAGTAATGATAAAACTCGTTCGACCGGTCGGCGTACACCGGTTCTTGTTGGACGGGGATTTTATGACCAAGGCTTCGGTGAACGCGGGCTCTCAGAGCCGTTTCGATATCTGGCAGTGGTTCTATGGCAAGCCTGTTCTGGCCTAATTTCGTAGAACGAAATCCAGATGAAAGCCCCGCTTCGGCGGGGCTTTTTATTTGTGCCGAGAGACATACTCCGACCGCATCGTTCACCGGACGATCGGAATGCCAGCCTTCTCTAGTGAAGCGGGCAATTTGACTTGAGATGCGGGACCGCGTGCACGGCAACCCGAACGCAGGCTGCAAGCCCGACCTCACAGACACCTGACAGGCAATGTCTCGTCATCGATAGCCGCGAACTATGCTTCGGCTGTCAGCGGCGCCCCGACTGCCCCACGCCGCGCAACGACACGGCGGTGAGGAACAGCATCCCGGATGCAACGATGGCAAGCAATGGCGAGCCCAATGCTCTTGCGACCGCCCACCCCACCAGCAGCAGCGTCATCATCGCCGCCAATGCCAGAATGGCCTGGCCGAATACGCCGCTCGATGCCGATCGACCGGATACGCCACCAGACATTGCGGTGCAGGCTCTATGATGGTCAAACGGAAGCATGGCGGATAACCTTTCGTCCCGGCCGCGTATAATGCGACGCCGCACGCCCGATCAGTTGGATAATATCGGCACAGCTTTTCGATAATATGGAAAGTCTTCAGGCGATGACGAGCGGTTTCGTCACTTTGGTCGATGCCAATCCGGCCAGGAACTGATCGGTGCAACGATCCCACCCGTAGCGGCGCCCTTCCGTCACGCAGGCCGCCCTGCCGGCCTGCCGCGCCCGATCGATCGCCGATTCCAGACTATCGTCCAGCGCCCCGATCGGCACGGTGCCGCCGAACATGCCGGTGCCGGCCATGCCGATGATATCGATCGGGCCACGCACCGGGAAACCCACGACCGGCACCCCACTCGCCAACGCCTCGATCATGACGAGGCCGAAGGTATCGGTGAGACTCGGGAAAACGAACAGGTCCGCCGCCGCATAGGCCGCGGCCAGCCGCTCGCCGTGCAGCGCGCCGGTGAAAATCGCGTCCGGATAACGCTTCTCCAACATCGCCCGCGCGGGGCCATCCCCGACCACGACCTTGGTGCCGACGACCCGGGCGCTGAGGAACGCCTCGATATTCTTCTCGACCGCGACCCGGCCGACGGAGAGCAGGATCGGGCCTTTCAGCCCGGCCAGTGCGGGCAGCGGCGCGACATCGGGCGAAAAGAGATCGAGATCGACCCCCCGCGACCAGCGGTGCGTATGCGGAAGCCCGCGCTCGGCCAATTCGTCGGCCAGCGTCTCGGTCGCCGCGAAAACACGCGCCGCAGGGCCATGGAAACGGCGCACGATCGGCCAGAACCAGTCCGCCGGCAGCCGGCTGCGCATCGCGACATAATCGGGAAAGCGCGTGTGGAAGGAGGTGGTGAAGGGAATGCGCCTGTCGATGCACCAACGCCGCGCCGCCCAGCCGAGCGGGCCTTCGGTGGCGATATGGATCGCGTCCGCCCCGCTGGCCGCCAGCCGCCCCGCCATCGCGCGGCCGCAGCCGAGCGCGAGGCGGATTTCGGGATAGCTGGGGCATGGCACCGTCTTGAACTGATCGGGCGTGATCGTATCGACATCGTGCCCGCGCGCGCGCAACCGCTCGGTGGTGGTCATCAGGGTGCGGACGACCCCGTTGATCTGCGGCGCCCAGGCATCGCTGACCAGCGCGATCTTCATGCCGTCACCGCCTGGAGATCGGGCTTGCCGGCCTTCGCCGCGATCTTCGCCATCTCCTGAAGACGGATACGCTCGGCCCAGTCGAGGATCTCCATGCGCCCGTCGGCATGTTCGACCAGCGCGGTGCAGCTCTCCACCCAGTCGCCGTCATTATAATAAGTGATGTCGCCGAACTGCTTGATCTCGGCCGAGTGGATGTGGCCACAGACGACGCCGTCCACGCCCCGATCGGCGGCGGCATGGGCCACCACCTCCTCATATTTGCCGATGAACTGGACGGCGTTCTTGACCCGCTTCTTGAGATGCGCCGCAAGCGACCAATAAGGCAGGCCGAACATCCGGCGCACCGCATTGACCAGCGAATTGGATTTCAGCAGCAGGACATAGGCACTGTCGCCGAGGAAGGCGAGCCAGCGCGCATAGAGCACGATGCTGTCGAACTGGTCGCCATGGAGCACCAGCAGCCGCCGGCCGTCCGCGGTGACGTGGATATCCTCGTTGATCAGTTCGATGCCGCCGAAATCGAGGCCGGTATAATCGCGGAACGCCTCGTCGTGATTGCCCGGCACATAGATCACGCGGGTGCCGCGCTTCACGCGCTTGAGGATGCAGCGCACCACATCATTATGTCGTGCCGGCCAATACCAGCCCTTGCGCAGCTGCCAGCCGTCGACGATGTCGCCCACGAGATACAGTGTCTCGCAATCGGTGGACTTCAGGAAATCCAGGAGCAGATCGGCATTGCAGCCGGCGGTGCCGAGATGCGTGTCCGAAATCCAGATCGTCCTGAATTTGAGGCGCTTCCCCTCCTTCTCCGACCGATCATTCTCATGAATCCAATCGGGCAATTTCTTGTCGCGGATGCGCGGCGGCATGCGATCATGACGCGGCTTGGCGTTACGGCGGGCCTCGACGGGCAATTCAGGAAGGGTCGCCATGCGGTGGCCTCCGATAGACAGGCGACCAGCGGCGGCGCCGGCCGTCCGATCCCCTATGATGATTTATCAAGTCAGACCCGTGTCTTCTCTTTTACGGTTTCTTGACTGTGCCGATGTCTCCAAACTGAAACCGTATCTCCGCAAAATCATCGCGGATCGGACGCTCATCGGTCGCAGATCGCGCGCATAGGCGAGCGTCACG
This genomic window from Sphingomonas abietis contains:
- the argS gene encoding arginine--tRNA ligase, yielding MTLYIRFAEEIGRILDSLETEGVIPAGLSRRAVSIEPPRDPSHGDLSTNAAMVLAKPAGSNPRALATALAAKLEQVAGVTAVEIAGPGFLNLRLAPDVWRGELATILGQGGDYGRSTAGEGHRVNVEYVSANPTGPMHMGHCRGAVVGDALASLLAFVGHPVTREYYVNDAGAQVQTLGRSAHLRYREALGEDIGEIPEGYYPGDYLKPVGAALAAEFGTRYAAAPEAAWLDLFRTRAVAAMMDMIRADLALLGIHHDIFSSEAAVQDAGRVEAAFAALEAKGLLYQGVLEPPKGKLPDDWEPVEMTLFRATQFGDDQDRPVRNSKGGLTYFGTDLAYHAQKAEQAEELIDIWGADHGGTVKRIEAAVAALTGGEKRFDVKLVQMVKLLRNGEPVKMSKRSGQFVTLADVVQEVGRDVVRFTMLTRKSDAQMDFDFAKVVEASKDNPVFYVQYAHTRIRSVQRKAKELGLDDAGADLTLLDDEELGLVKFAAQFPRIVEQAAATREPHRVAFYLYDCAAAFHALWNRGNDRPDRRFLVQDDPATTQARLSLAEGLGQVLRNGLSIMGVAAAEEM
- a CDS encoding EAL domain-containing protein, whose translation is MSGHRLNLKILAAAICISLACGMVNLLGPLEFLASITRAKLRSHPPSGQVVVVAIDEQSINTLGPTPWPRGRYADLIRRLHNAGARRIGIDALPWGSDSPIDDAAFEKALTDAKGTVILPVRVTTDNMTGRNGVELPPNRLIHLAQIASTNLVVNWDGMVYDSPYTVDMGGGNVPSMASALATRRGDAGSSFPIDYGIDLRAFPTISAADILNDRWDATRLSGKDVLIGETVNTLRYGAPEFGQLPMVYLHAEATESLREGNPIAAGWLIPALIATGFAALYLFGRRRLLARFVITAGFALFVFGPLAADRLHVYLEIMPSLALLTAASVSRIWFNLRQTLRNKGLVNAVSGQANLNALREVGPRLTPTVIVARILNYAEVTISLPGDYEKDLVEQIVNRLSVGAHRNTIYQADDGLFIWLADTANEEFIGEQLMALHALFRSPVVVAGRLIDLAVTFGLDTDITRSLVQRVSSAVVAADRAASEGRRWMTYDPAELENAEWKMSLLARLDQAVEHGEIWVAYQPKVEMATGRIIGAEALARWSHPEKGEVPPSQFIPAAERSGRIENLTAHILDSAVAATASIHRAGHTDFSIAVNLSARLLDSPSLLTMVADTLARHAMEPRHLILEITETTAMTSQDGIVQALEKLSASGVRLSIDDYGTGFSTLDYLKRIPADEIKIDRSFVSMLEKSQSDRIMVHSTIQLAHSLGRRAVAEGVENAVVLNELRLMQCDYVQGYFTGKPMKFSALMETLPSLEKRAIA
- a CDS encoding glycosyltransferase family 4 protein, translating into MKIALVSDAWAPQINGVVRTLMTTTERLRARGHDVDTITPDQFKTVPCPSYPEIRLALGCGRAMAGRLAASGADAIHIATEGPLGWAARRWCIDRRIPFTTSFHTRFPDYVAMRSRLPADWFWPIVRRFHGPAARVFAATETLADELAERGLPHTHRWSRGVDLDLFSPDVAPLPALAGLKGPILLSVGRVAVEKNIEAFLSARVVGTKVVVGDGPARAMLEKRYPDAIFTGALHGERLAAAYAAADLFVFPSLTDTFGLVMIEALASGVPVVGFPVRGPIDIIGMAGTGMFGGTVPIGALDDSLESAIDRARQAGRAACVTEGRRYGWDRCTDQFLAGLASTKVTKPLVIA
- a CDS encoding UDP-2,3-diacylglucosamine diphosphatase, with protein sequence MATLPELPVEARRNAKPRHDRMPPRIRDKKLPDWIHENDRSEKEGKRLKFRTIWISDTHLGTAGCNADLLLDFLKSTDCETLYLVGDIVDGWQLRKGWYWPARHNDVVRCILKRVKRGTRVIYVPGNHDEAFRDYTGLDFGGIELINEDIHVTADGRRLLVLHGDQFDSIVLYARWLAFLGDSAYVLLLKSNSLVNAVRRMFGLPYWSLAAHLKKRVKNAVQFIGKYEEVVAHAAADRGVDGVVCGHIHSAEIKQFGDITYYNDGDWVESCTALVEHADGRMEILDWAERIRLQEMAKIAAKAGKPDLQAVTA